The genomic window CTACGCGGTGATGCTGGACCTCATCCGCCTGGAGGCGCTCCAGGCCGTCCGATGGGAGACCGGGACCTCACCCGCCGGCCGGCCCAGCACCGCGCCCCGCCTTCCGCAGGGGCAGGCGGTATCCGACGAACTGTTACCGAGAGCCGGTCCCCTGCCCAGACGCAGACCTGGTGGAGGTCCTCCCAACGGAGACCTCGGAGCGAAGGGCGGGTAGTGAGCCCCCACAAAGACCCGGCCCGCAAGCGCCGCATACGCAGCAAGGCCGCCCGCCTCCGACGGCGTTCGGCCCCGCCCGCAGTCGCGGACGACCGCCCGGTCCCGCCCGCCGAAGCCCCACCACCCGCCGCACCCGTCCCCACGACCGCGGCACAACCGCCGGCCGCCGAGCCCGATGGCACGGCGGCCGAACAGCCACCGTCCACCATGTCCGGCGGTACGGCGGCCGCCCCACCACCGTCCACCGAGCCCGGTGGCGCCGCCGTGGAACGGCCGTCGTCCGCCGGCCCCGGTGGTACGGCCGCGGCGCCGCCGCCGTTACCCGTGCGGGGCGCGGCACCGGCTCCCGGAGACGTCCGGGACGACGCGTCGGAGAACCCGGCCGTGCCGCCCCCCTTCCCACCCCTGATCCCGCTGTCGGCCGAGGAACTTCTCGCCGACCAACCCTCCGTCGAAATGCTGCGGCGCGTCCGTCGCGGGCTGCGGGCGCTCCCCGAGTCCGAACGGCGCCTGTCCGACTGAGCCGCCCGGACCGCACAACCCACCGCAGATGTCTGGACCAAGGAGCACGTTCTCATGACCGCACACGCATCGACCGAATCGCTGACCGGCATCCTGGCCTCGCTGCGTGACCGGGTGATGGGCGTCGCCGAGAGCGTCCTGTCCACCGTGGACGGGCTCCTCGTCGTCGCCGACGTCGACAAGGTCCACCCCGAGTCCGTCGCCGCGCTCGCCGCCGCCACCCTCGGCGTCGGCCGCCGCATGGCCGACCAGTCCGGCGTCGGCGCGCTCCGCGAGGTCGTCGTCCGGTGCGGCGCCGGGCACGTCATCGTCGTGGCCGTCGGCGAGCGCACCCTCCTGACCGTCATGGGCGACGACGGCCTCGACATCGCCGCCTTCCAGCGCGAGTCCCCGGCGACCGTGGAGCAACTCAACAAGGTGCTCGCCGCGGACGTGGCGCACTGAACGACGGTCCCTCGACGCCGGG from Streptomyces sp. DSM 40750 includes these protein-coding regions:
- a CDS encoding roadblock/LC7 domain-containing protein translates to MTAHASTESLTGILASLRDRVMGVAESVLSTVDGLLVVADVDKVHPESVAALAAATLGVGRRMADQSGVGALREVVVRCGAGHVIVVAVGERTLLTVMGDDGLDIAAFQRESPATVEQLNKVLAADVAH